One stretch of Streptococcus australis DNA includes these proteins:
- a CDS encoding adenylosuccinate synthase — MTSVVVVGTQWGDEGKGKITDFLSANAEVIARYQGGDNAGHTIVIDGKKFKLHLIPSGIFFPEKISVIGNGMVVNPKSLVKELSYLHEEGVTTDNLRISDRAHVILPYHIELDRLQEEAKGDNKIGTTIKGIGPAYMDKAARVGIRIADLLDKDIFRERLERNLAEKNRLFEKLYDNTPISIDDIFEEYYEYGQQIKRYVTDTSVILNDALDNGKRVLFEGAQGVMLDIDQGTYPFVTSSNPVAGGVTIGSGVGPSKIDKVVGVCKAYTSRVGDGPFPTELFDEVGERIREVGHEYGTTTGRPRRVGWFDSVVMRHSRRVSGITNLSLNSVDVLSGLDTVKICVAYDLDGQRIDYYPASLEQLKRCKPIYEELPGWSEDITGVRNLEDLPENARNYVRRVSELVGVRISTFSVGPGREQTNILESVWS, encoded by the coding sequence ATGACTTCAGTTGTTGTTGTTGGTACCCAGTGGGGTGATGAAGGTAAAGGGAAAATTACAGATTTTCTTTCAGCTAATGCAGAAGTGATTGCTCGTTATCAAGGTGGTGATAATGCTGGTCACACGATTGTGATTGATGGCAAGAAATTTAAGTTACACTTGATTCCATCTGGGATTTTCTTCCCTGAAAAGATTTCTGTCATTGGGAACGGGATGGTTGTAAACCCTAAATCTCTAGTAAAAGAGTTGAGCTATCTTCATGAGGAAGGTGTGACAACTGATAACTTGCGTATTTCGGATCGTGCGCATGTCATTTTGCCATATCATATTGAATTAGACCGTCTACAAGAAGAAGCTAAGGGCGATAATAAAATTGGGACAACTATCAAGGGTATTGGTCCAGCCTATATGGATAAAGCTGCTCGTGTTGGGATTCGTATTGCTGATCTTTTGGATAAGGATATTTTCCGTGAACGCTTGGAACGCAATCTTGCGGAAAAGAATCGTCTGTTTGAAAAATTGTATGACAATACTCCTATTTCAATTGATGATATTTTTGAAGAGTACTATGAATACGGCCAACAAATCAAGCGGTATGTGACAGATACATCCGTTATCTTAAATGATGCGCTTGATAATGGTAAACGTGTGCTTTTTGAAGGTGCGCAAGGTGTTATGTTGGATATTGACCAAGGTACTTATCCATTTGTTACTTCGTCAAACCCTGTCGCTGGTGGTGTGACAATCGGTTCTGGTGTTGGTCCAAGTAAGATTGACAAGGTTGTAGGTGTTTGTAAAGCCTATACGAGTCGTGTAGGGGACGGACCTTTCCCAACTGAATTGTTTGATGAAGTGGGAGAGCGTATCCGTGAAGTAGGTCATGAATACGGTACAACAACTGGCCGTCCACGTCGTGTGGGTTGGTTTGACTCAGTTGTGATGCGCCATAGTCGTCGTGTATCTGGTATTACCAATCTTTCATTGAACTCTGTTGATGTTTTGAGTGGTTTGGATACAGTGAAAATCTGTGTGGCCTATGATCTTGATGGACAACGTATCGACTACTATCCAGCTAGCCTTGAGCAGTTGAAACGTTGCAAGCCTATCTATGAGGAATTGCCAGGTTGGTCAGAAGACATCACTGGAGTCCGTAATTTAGAAGACCTTCCTGAAAATGCACGCAACTATGTTCGTCGTGTAAGTGAGTTGGTTGGTGTTCGCATCTCAACATTCTCAGTAGGTCCTGGTCGTGAACAAACCAATATTTTAGAAAGTGTTTGGTCATAA
- the comW gene encoding sigma(X)-activator ComW has protein sequence MLQKFYDRAFVFLKLVEQEYASLGQSCAEWESLHLRFLLYYLIRFRITNVKDFYLYHFQTAYRLYLDKFLKEGSFLN, from the coding sequence ATGCTTCAAAAATTTTATGATCGAGCATTTGTCTTTTTGAAACTTGTTGAACAAGAATATGCTTCTTTAGGTCAGAGTTGTGCTGAATGGGAATCACTTCATCTTCGTTTTTTACTTTATTACTTGATAAGATTTAGAATTACAAATGTTAAGGACTTTTATTTATATCATTTTCAGACGGCATATCGCTTGTATCTTGATAAATTCCTTAAAGAAGGATCTTTCTTAAACTAG
- the tadA gene encoding tRNA adenosine(34) deaminase TadA, with protein sequence MNYTIEEKESFMREALKEAEIALEHDEIPIGCVIVKDGEIIGRGHNAREELQRAVMHAEIMAIENANVSEESWRLLDCTLFVTIEPCVMCSGAIGLARIPNVVYGAKNQKFGAAGSLYDILTDERLNHRVEVETGVLESECAAIMQDFFRNRRKK encoded by the coding sequence ATGAATTATACAATTGAAGAAAAAGAAAGCTTCATGAGAGAAGCCTTGAAAGAGGCAGAAATTGCTCTAGAACACGATGAAATTCCAATTGGCTGTGTGATTGTCAAGGATGGAGAAATCATTGGTAGGGGGCATAATGCGCGCGAGGAGTTGCAACGGGCGGTTATGCATGCAGAAATCATGGCCATAGAGAATGCGAACGTGAGTGAAGAAAGTTGGCGTCTGCTGGATTGTACCCTTTTTGTGACTATTGAGCCATGTGTTATGTGTAGTGGGGCGATTGGACTTGCCCGTATTCCAAACGTAGTCTATGGGGCTAAAAACCAGAAATTTGGTGCAGCTGGGAGCTTGTACGATATTTTGACAGATGAGCGTCTCAATCATCGTGTAGAGGTTGAAACGGGAGTTTTGGAGAGTGAGTGTGCAGCGATTATGCAGGACTTTTTCCGAAATCGACGGAAAAAATAA